In Clostridium sp., one DNA window encodes the following:
- a CDS encoding sensor histidine kinase: MRLKKWLILSHLAVVITPIVSSLLLYMLILTYNKKVQFTEYMNAVAKFKYYEEKLGNYKIYTEADMENKDTAVDYQDKDDVKINLYNGSGQEIHAPDENSDYTKSREEIYSHLYEIVTKYNLYSLKKPVFYRGELVGFYEIIIYRGDFIKQINIRTIIIAGMFAAIILLVFLTVIILLNRKFNRPIKLLIEGMNDFAEGGKKSVKYKSKDEIGELIRNFNGMKKDIERKQEVIDFQRKTKQYMISAVSHDLKTPLTSIRAYAESIYNERDLDMPKIKSRSSIILNKSDYMKKMIDDLMLYTVLTSDYKVNFVEVWGNEFFEMLFSGYEQNCEKRSIKLEVDTDADYTIKVDVKQMTRVIDNLMANALKYTPQNGRIWLGAFSLEKGLPPWIKKDFQKDIISWREKGCIVVVKNDGNGIPENERKKIFMPFYQVDKARNKTSQNEVGLGLSIVKLVIKKHCGEIKLFSDENSTAFVCWFPIYSKGED; encoded by the coding sequence ATGAGACTCAAAAAATGGCTTATATTATCCCACCTGGCTGTAGTCATTACTCCTATAGTTTCATCGCTTTTGCTGTATATGTTGATTTTAACCTACAATAAAAAGGTTCAGTTTACAGAATATATGAATGCAGTGGCCAAATTCAAATATTATGAAGAAAAACTGGGCAATTATAAAATCTATACTGAGGCCGATATGGAAAACAAGGATACTGCTGTGGATTATCAGGATAAAGACGACGTTAAAATCAATTTATACAATGGAAGTGGACAGGAGATTCATGCTCCCGATGAGAATTCAGACTATACAAAGAGCAGGGAGGAAATCTATTCACATCTCTACGAAATAGTTACAAAATATAATTTGTACAGCTTGAAAAAACCTGTATTTTATAGAGGTGAATTGGTTGGATTTTACGAGATAATAATATATCGTGGAGATTTCATAAAACAGATAAATATAAGAACTATTATTATTGCGGGAATGTTTGCAGCCATAATCCTTCTGGTTTTTTTGACAGTTATAATTCTTTTAAATAGAAAGTTTAACAGGCCCATAAAGTTGTTGATAGAGGGTATGAACGATTTTGCTGAAGGCGGTAAAAAATCGGTGAAATATAAGAGCAAGGATGAAATAGGAGAACTTATAAGAAATTTCAACGGCATGAAAAAAGATATAGAGAGAAAACAGGAAGTAATAGATTTCCAGCGTAAAACAAAACAGTATATGATATCGGCAGTTTCGCATGATCTAAAGACCCCCCTTACATCAATAAGAGCATATGCCGAGTCAATTTACAATGAAAGAGATCTCGATATGCCAAAAATAAAGAGCAGGTCTTCAATTATATTGAATAAAAGTGATTACATGAAAAAGATGATAGACGATCTCATGCTGTATACTGTACTTACATCCGATTATAAAGTGAATTTTGTGGAAGTATGGGGAAATGAGTTTTTTGAAATGTTATTTTCAGGTTATGAGCAAAATTGTGAAAAGCGCAGTATAAAACTTGAAGTAGATACAGATGCCGACTACACCATAAAGGTGGATGTAAAACAGATGACCAGGGTAATTGATAATCTGATGGCAAATGCATTGAAATATACTCCCCAAAATGGCCGCATATGGCTTGGTGCATTTTCATTGGAAAAAGGACTTCCTCCCTGGATAAAAAAAGATTTTCAAAAGGATATTATAAGCTGGAGAGAAAAAGGATGCATTGTAGTTGTCAAAAATGACGGAAATGGAATTCCAGAAAATGAACGAAAAAAAATATTTATGCCTTTCTATCAAGTGGACAAGGCAAGAAATAAAACTTCACAGAATGAAGTCGGTTTGGGGCTGAGTATTGTAAAGTTGGTTATAAAAAAGCATTGTGGTGAAATAAAGCTATTTTCAGATGAAAATAGCACGGCATTTGTATGCTGGTTTCCTATATATAGTAAAGGAGAGGATTGA
- a CDS encoding LytR/AlgR family response regulator transcription factor produces the protein MRIAICDDEVAVLSSLSDFINKTYRDINLLTEQYSSGETLIRAIEKQGMSYDLLFLDIEMDDIDGIQVAKKVHALLADMYIVFITSHDEFAMTGYEVSAFRFLTKPIQPQKLIEAITAVKKELLNQKTIHVESKDKEAVLKVKDILYIEAQDKNVKIVQQKQSYYDRNRIDFYTHLLGSNDFYRVHRSYLINLRYIKFIDSLDVLMVNGDSIPISRLRKKQFDEAFHTYMKRTAR, from the coding sequence ATGCGGATTGCGATTTGTGATGATGAGGTTGCTGTATTGTCATCATTGTCTGATTTTATAAATAAGACGTACCGCGATATTAATTTGCTCACAGAACAATATTCATCGGGGGAAACGCTCATAAGGGCCATAGAAAAACAGGGGATGTCTTATGATCTGCTTTTTCTTGACATAGAAATGGATGACATTGATGGAATTCAAGTTGCAAAAAAGGTTCATGCACTTTTAGCGGATATGTATATTGTGTTCATCACTTCCCATGACGAATTTGCCATGACTGGCTATGAAGTATCGGCATTTCGTTTTCTGACCAAGCCGATTCAACCCCAGAAGTTGATTGAAGCGATCACAGCGGTAAAAAAGGAATTGCTGAACCAAAAAACAATTCATGTGGAGAGCAAGGACAAAGAGGCTGTCTTAAAAGTTAAGGATATTTTGTATATTGAGGCACAGGACAAGAACGTAAAAATTGTTCAGCAGAAACAGTCTTATTATGACCGCAATAGAATTGATTTCTATACACATCTTTTAGGTTCAAATGATTTTTACAGGGTACACCGCAGCTATTTAATCAATCTGCGATATATCAAATTTATTGACAGTCTCGACGTCCTTATGGTAAACGGAGATTCCATTCCCATTAGCAGACTGAGAAAAAAGCAATTTGACGAAGCGTTTCATACCTATATGAAACGAACAGCGAGGTAA
- a CDS encoding response regulator transcription factor, whose product MRGKLLIVEDEESIAAIVKEHLEMEGYEVFWSSTGLEGLEDFKKQKFDLVMLDLMLPEMDGFSLCRNIRWISNVPIVIISAKQADLDKVKGLKLGADDYITKPFSLVEISARVEAHLRRYMRDENLKQNDDIISVKPDLNIFLNEKKVVRGSNEIQLTVKEFQLLLLMAQNPNKVFSKKEIYENVWNNVDIDGNNTVTVHVKALREKLHDGVKNPVFIQTVWGIGYKFLGEKK is encoded by the coding sequence ATGAGGGGAAAGCTTCTAATAGTTGAAGATGAAGAATCTATTGCAGCTATAGTAAAGGAACATCTTGAGATGGAAGGTTATGAAGTATTCTGGTCATCTACAGGCTTGGAAGGCCTGGAAGATTTTAAAAAACAGAAATTTGATCTGGTTATGCTGGATCTCATGCTGCCTGAAATGGATGGATTTTCTCTATGCAGAAATATAAGATGGATAAGCAATGTACCCATTGTAATAATAAGTGCAAAACAGGCAGATCTGGATAAGGTGAAGGGACTTAAACTGGGAGCTGATGATTATATAACTAAACCTTTCAGTCTTGTGGAGATATCTGCACGGGTTGAGGCACATCTGAGAAGATATATGAGAGATGAGAATTTGAAACAAAATGACGATATAATCTCCGTTAAACCAGATCTAAATATATTTTTAAATGAGAAGAAGGTTGTCCGTGGCAGTAATGAAATTCAGCTTACCGTTAAAGAATTTCAGCTTCTTCTTTTGATGGCTCAAAATCCCAATAAGGTGTTTTCAAAGAAGGAAATTTATGAAAATGTGTGGAACAATGTGGATATTGATGGAAATAACACGGTTACTGTGCACGTGAAGGCATTGAGGGAAAAGCTTCACGACGGTGTGAAAAATCCTGTGTTTATTCAAACGGTGTGGGGAATAGGGTACAAGTTCCTGGGTGAAAAGAAATGA
- a CDS encoding ABC transporter ATP-binding protein, with product MLSDKIIIAENLCKDFNVRQDETVPILRNINLSIASGKMTGIVGPSGSGKSTLLYCLAGLEPVSSGTVQVLEENVAKMSRAQSAKFRRSHLGFVFQSYNLVPSITVEDNLKLPFTLRGRKYPRAAASQTLQRLNISKLLKKNVTLLSGGEQQRVALARVLIANLQVIFADEPTGALDTESVSRVVSELKKIAAQSDHAVVMVTHSPEVAAQCDGVIQMRDGKLYLSTKGR from the coding sequence ATGTTATCTGATAAAATAATTATAGCTGAAAATCTGTGTAAAGATTTTAACGTCAGGCAGGACGAAACAGTTCCCATACTTCGTAATATTAATCTTTCTATTGCATCAGGCAAAATGACGGGTATCGTTGGCCCGTCCGGCTCAGGTAAATCAACCTTGCTGTATTGTCTGGCAGGTTTGGAGCCGGTATCCTCCGGCACAGTGCAAGTGTTGGAAGAAAATGTTGCGAAGATGAGCCGCGCTCAATCAGCAAAGTTTCGTAGAAGCCATTTAGGATTTGTGTTTCAGTCCTATAATTTGGTGCCATCAATAACAGTAGAAGATAATCTTAAACTGCCGTTTACATTACGCGGCAGGAAATATCCTCGTGCTGCCGCTTCGCAGACATTGCAGAGGCTGAATATTTCTAAATTGCTGAAGAAGAATGTGACATTATTGTCCGGCGGCGAACAGCAGCGCGTCGCACTGGCACGAGTTTTGATTGCAAATCTGCAAGTTATTTTTGCAGATGAGCCAACTGGCGCACTGGACACAGAATCAGTTTCCCGTGTCGTAAGTGAACTAAAGAAAATTGCGGCGCAATCTGATCATGCAGTTGTAATGGTTACACACAGTCCTGAGGTTGCAGCTCAATGCGATGGGGTAATTCAAATGCGTGATGGGAAATTATATCTGTCAACGAAGGGCAGGTGA
- a CDS encoding response regulator transcription factor yields the protein MQRILLVDDELGIIKMLKTILHKEGYTNIDSASTGKETMTKIMKNTYDLIVLDVMLPDIDGFKLCQKIRQHTFMPILFLTARTGDLDKLTGLGIGGDDYITKPFNPLEVAARINVQFRRMKQYRQNSMKQEIYHFGTVTVNKKEAKLLVDNREISCPAKEFELLLFLVEHPNQVFTAGQLYENVWGYESMGDEQTVKVHINRLRKKVEPDLKNPSYIINIRGIGYKFSFSEGGQI from the coding sequence ATGCAGAGAATATTACTTGTTGATGATGAACTTGGAATCATAAAAATGCTGAAAACCATCTTACACAAAGAAGGTTACACAAACATCGACAGTGCTTCAACAGGGAAAGAAACTATGACAAAAATCATGAAAAATACCTATGATTTAATTGTACTGGATGTTATGCTGCCGGATATTGATGGCTTCAAGCTGTGTCAGAAAATCCGCCAGCATACATTTATGCCAATTCTTTTCCTCACTGCCCGAACCGGTGATTTAGACAAATTAACAGGCCTCGGTATAGGCGGAGATGATTATATTACTAAGCCTTTTAATCCTCTAGAAGTTGCTGCAAGAATCAACGTACAGTTCAGGAGGATGAAACAGTACCGGCAAAATTCAATGAAGCAGGAGATCTATCATTTCGGCACTGTCACTGTAAATAAGAAAGAAGCAAAACTTCTTGTGGATAACAGGGAAATAAGCTGTCCGGCGAAAGAATTTGAATTGCTGCTGTTTTTAGTGGAACACCCAAATCAGGTGTTTACCGCAGGACAGTTATATGAAAATGTATGGGGGTATGAAAGTATGGGAGATGAACAAACTGTAAAAGTGCATATTAACCGATTACGTAAAAAAGTGGAACCAGACTTGAAGAACCCCTCTTACATTATAAATATCCGTGGAATTGGATATAAATTCTCATTTTCGGAGGGTGGGCAAATATGA
- a CDS encoding class I SAM-dependent methyltransferase, producing MPDNKDVFKENSRKNFDKHAESYDRSSDGRFVSKMYDKVIESLNGFEGGILLEAGCGTGNILSRLYKDKKFKLCGLDISHKMIKLARRNLPEDILLKVGDAEFIPWPENYFDIVLCNASFHHYPNPEKVLLEMKRVLKPSGKLIIGDPTAPPLIRQVLNFMLHICNNGDYRIYSPKEMKKLLETCGFKPFKFRKINYKSFVISASA from the coding sequence ATGCCGGACAATAAAGATGTTTTTAAAGAAAATTCCAGGAAGAATTTTGATAAACATGCGGAAAGCTATGACCGGAGTTCAGATGGAAGGTTTGTAAGCAAAATGTATGATAAAGTTATTGAAAGTTTAAATGGGTTTGAAGGTGGAATTTTGCTGGAGGCAGGCTGTGGAACAGGAAATATATTGTCACGACTGTATAAAGATAAGAAATTCAAGCTATGCGGACTTGATATTTCACATAAGATGATTAAGTTGGCCAGAAGAAATCTCCCCGAGGATATTTTATTGAAAGTGGGAGATGCGGAATTTATACCCTGGCCGGAGAATTATTTTGATATAGTACTGTGTAATGCTTCATTTCATCATTATCCCAATCCTGAAAAAGTTCTTCTGGAAATGAAGAGAGTGCTGAAGCCATCAGGGAAATTGATCATAGGGGATCCCACTGCTCCACCTTTAATAAGGCAGGTATTGAATTTTATGTTGCATATATGCAATAATGGAGACTATAGAATATATTCTCCAAAAGAGATGAAAAAACTTTTGGAGACATGCGGGTTTAAACCTTTTAAATTTAGAAAGATAAATTATAAAAGTTTTGTCATAAGTGCATCTGCTTGA
- a CDS encoding sensor histidine kinase — MLVLQHQSQNETEIAILAWVTIFIGLSYCLFYGYYVARPLVDILMNIQKLSRGEYLDLPGKRIRLSFFSKRLYREVYDNLKTLSDILQHNEKKRKEFDEMRRTWAAGITHDLKTPLSYISGYADMLLSDKHKWSLEEKKEFLQIISDKSAHIEELINDLGTAFRMDEFTGLKMNLQKIELSELVRRVTAETANMPIAKKNHFEMTGEEKELFVSGDAELLKRAFSNLLVNAVVHNPEDTSVTVKLSRESYVEVEICDNGSGMNEYDINHMFDRYYRGTSTDSPTGSTGLGMTIVKQIITAHHGTISVKSKINCGTKITVKLPPYSDI; from the coding sequence ATGCTGGTACTACAACACCAGTCACAAAACGAGACAGAAATTGCAATTCTTGCCTGGGTGACAATTTTTATCGGATTGTCTTACTGTCTGTTTTATGGTTATTACGTTGCACGCCCTCTAGTGGATATTTTGATGAATATACAAAAATTGTCAAGAGGTGAATATCTGGACTTACCCGGAAAGAGAATACGTTTGAGTTTTTTCTCAAAAAGACTTTACAGAGAAGTGTATGATAATCTGAAAACATTGTCTGATATTTTACAGCATAACGAAAAAAAGCGAAAAGAATTTGACGAAATGCGCCGAACCTGGGCGGCTGGAATTACACATGATTTAAAAACACCGCTATCCTATATTTCAGGGTATGCGGATATGCTTTTATCCGATAAACACAAATGGAGTCTGGAAGAAAAGAAAGAGTTTCTACAGATTATCAGCGATAAATCTGCTCATATAGAGGAACTTATCAACGATCTGGGTACGGCGTTCCGTATGGATGAATTTACAGGTCTAAAGATGAATCTCCAAAAGATAGAATTATCGGAATTAGTTCGCAGAGTGACGGCAGAAACAGCGAATATGCCCATTGCAAAGAAAAATCATTTTGAGATGACAGGGGAAGAAAAAGAGTTATTCGTTTCGGGTGATGCTGAATTACTGAAACGGGCATTTTCAAATCTGTTAGTAAATGCAGTAGTACACAACCCGGAAGATACATCAGTCACTGTGAAATTAAGCCGTGAATCTTATGTTGAAGTAGAAATCTGTGATAATGGCAGCGGAATGAATGAATACGATATAAATCACATGTTTGACCGCTACTACAGAGGTACTTCTACAGATTCTCCAACAGGAAGTACAGGACTCGGCATGACCATTGTAAAACAGATTATTACTGCCCACCATGGAACTATCAGTGTAAAAAGCAAGATAAACTGCGGCACAAAAATAACTGTTAAACTTCCTCCTTATTCAGATATTTAA
- a CDS encoding ABC transporter permease subunit: MINLVKNELMKIFSGRLTKILFLLLIIVAVSFSVFAKIAINKETAGNWRTGQEQIIEKNNGRLQAADLSPQLQAEAKNKVAIAEYRLKNNIAPQENNLWYTLLHSSGLFEWVVIFTIIIAANIVAREYTDGTMKLLLIRPHSRGAILFSKYTAVVIYAVFSLILTIGAAYITIDVLYGFGSGIRTLGAAELFINSQGQIESLNIFRQCVKMYCLDIFPIMSYVTISFAVSTILKSSAVAVVSSLLLMILGNSMIEATSKLTWLKFLPFANSDMSLYIFHLQPREEMTIGFSVSVLLIYIIVLFGASFAIFKKRDVSI; this comes from the coding sequence ATGATCAATTTAGTGAAAAATGAGTTAATGAAAATATTCAGCGGCCGATTGACAAAAATCCTTTTCCTTTTACTGATTATTGTCGCCGTTAGTTTTTCAGTCTTTGCAAAAATCGCAATAAATAAGGAAACTGCAGGGAATTGGAGAACGGGACAGGAGCAAATTATAGAAAAAAATAATGGACGTTTACAGGCTGCAGATCTATCACCACAGTTGCAGGCAGAGGCGAAAAATAAAGTGGCAATTGCCGAGTACCGTTTGAAGAACAATATAGCTCCACAAGAAAATAACCTCTGGTATACGTTACTGCACTCATCGGGATTGTTTGAATGGGTTGTCATTTTTACAATTATTATTGCTGCCAACATTGTTGCAAGAGAATATACGGATGGAACAATGAAGCTGTTATTGATTCGCCCACACAGCCGGGGTGCAATTCTATTTTCAAAATACACAGCAGTTGTCATATATGCTGTATTTTCACTGATACTCACCATAGGGGCAGCATATATAACCATTGATGTCTTATATGGCTTTGGAAGCGGAATACGCACTTTGGGAGCGGCAGAGCTTTTTATCAATTCACAAGGACAGATAGAATCATTAAATATTTTCAGGCAGTGTGTAAAAATGTATTGTCTGGATATTTTCCCAATTATGAGCTATGTGACCATTTCCTTTGCTGTCTCAACCATTTTGAAAAGCAGTGCAGTAGCGGTGGTCAGCTCTCTTCTGCTTATGATTTTAGGAAATTCAATGATTGAAGCCACATCAAAGCTGACATGGCTGAAATTTCTTCCCTTTGCAAATAGCGACATGAGTTTGTATATCTTTCATTTACAGCCCCGGGAAGAAATGACAATAGGCTTTTCGGTATCTGTATTGCTGATATATATAATTGTTTTATTTGGTGCCAGCTTTGCAATATTTAAAAAACGGGATGTATCTATCTAA
- a CDS encoding ABC transporter ATP-binding protein, giving the protein MNEKPVVELKHVSKKIGKKEIIHDLSFTIPAGEIFGFLGPNGAGKTTTIRMITGLIKITEGDIFIKGHSITTDFKKAIQNVGGIVENPDLYRYLTGYQNLKHYARMSPGISKKRIYEMAEIVGLKDKMQDKVRTYSLGMRQRLGLAQALLHRPSLVILDEPTNGLDPEGIHELRNYLKKIAHEEGAAVLVSSHLLSEMQLMCDRVGVLQHGKLVTIQRIDDFVKSGGSMQVELIVSPSQIAQTKNLLHTMRKNVLSSSPAGHIIIQMTKEEIPSLNKHLMKCGIEIYSIQMKEETLEDKFLEITEEQK; this is encoded by the coding sequence ATGAATGAAAAACCAGTTGTGGAATTAAAACACGTATCAAAAAAAATCGGCAAAAAGGAAATTATTCATGACCTGTCGTTTACAATTCCAGCCGGAGAAATATTCGGATTTCTAGGGCCCAATGGAGCAGGCAAAACTACCACTATCCGTATGATTACGGGACTGATAAAAATAACCGAAGGAGATATTTTTATTAAAGGACACAGCATTACAACCGACTTTAAAAAAGCAATTCAGAATGTTGGCGGTATTGTTGAAAATCCAGATTTATATAGATATCTTACGGGTTATCAAAATTTGAAGCACTATGCCAGAATGTCACCCGGCATCAGCAAAAAACGTATTTATGAAATGGCTGAAATTGTCGGACTCAAAGACAAAATGCAGGACAAAGTACGAACTTATTCACTTGGTATGCGTCAGAGGCTTGGGCTTGCACAGGCACTATTACACCGTCCATCTCTCGTGATACTGGATGAACCAACAAACGGACTTGATCCGGAGGGAATCCACGAGCTGCGTAACTATCTAAAGAAAATAGCTCATGAGGAAGGTGCTGCAGTTCTGGTATCAAGCCATTTGCTCTCAGAAATGCAGTTGATGTGTGACAGAGTGGGTGTTTTGCAGCACGGAAAGTTAGTAACTATTCAGCGTATAGATGATTTTGTCAAATCCGGCGGTTCAATGCAGGTGGAGCTTATTGTAAGCCCCTCACAAATTGCACAGACAAAAAATTTACTTCACACCATGCGGAAAAATGTACTTTCTTCCAGTCCAGCCGGGCATATTATAATTCAGATGACAAAAGAGGAAATTCCGTCACTGAACAAACATTTAATGAAATGCGGAATTGAAATTTATAGTATTCAGATGAAAGAAGAAACTCTGGAAGACAAATTTTTGGAAATTACGGAGGAACAGAAATGA
- a CDS encoding FtsX-like permease family protein — MILVMSYTGLTQIFRATLVMMPRNLAAEWEVPGFVRILALLGPALLLVLTGVLAGYLISTYGRGLDLALLSVAGAEPRQLSMIAAFDGLITAVTAAVLAFIASMLVTSIFAVGMYKALGLVGFAVPWKQWLFILIVLLPVSTGISWLTVRRSLQESPAAYIARYSSE; from the coding sequence ATGATTTTAGTGATGTCATATACAGGACTGACACAGATTTTTAGAGCAACACTTGTGATGATGCCGAGAAATCTTGCCGCCGAGTGGGAAGTACCCGGATTCGTTAGAATTCTTGCATTGCTTGGACCGGCGTTATTGCTGGTATTAACAGGTGTATTGGCAGGGTATCTCATATCAACTTACGGGCGGGGACTGGATCTGGCATTGCTGTCCGTGGCCGGCGCGGAACCGCGGCAGCTTTCTATGATTGCTGCCTTTGACGGACTGATAACAGCCGTAACAGCAGCGGTGCTTGCTTTTATAGCAAGTATGTTGGTGACTTCCATATTTGCGGTTGGTATGTATAAAGCACTTGGACTGGTTGGTTTCGCAGTGCCGTGGAAACAATGGCTGTTCATATTGATTGTGCTTTTGCCGGTTTCAACAGGCATTTCTTGGCTGACTGTGCGCCGCTCACTTCAAGAATCTCCGGCAGCTTATATCGCCCGGTACAGCAGCGAATGA
- a CDS encoding FtsX-like permease family protein codes for MGNYICQRRAGEDLMRGLIKDFKDAPVVWGGVFLLLAVVQILIPTMRIMMSNAAASRGNIVWGEKAGWFVGSMSGLTYPVTLFAGVLVIMMVVSASIQQRRSDLALFSLQGATPMQLTLRTCAQVLLLDVSASVGSLFFSPQLARLLFSFFAVQLEAPGLPYAAVGISRMLLSWSYGIGIGFVVAVVGAFLTIRTVSRISPVEALRQAASTPKTVSLPKRVLALAALAGSIAVVTCSMFITKHVNIEQIQQLSFSTLSPLFYCCVLAAVLFVAAICFAGPAVLAGTVPYMDSSPSVSFAVMAYRVWAGSVSCPQVDVYCYSAGCRNDFSDVIYRTDTDF; via the coding sequence ATGGGAAATTATATCTGTCAACGAAGGGCAGGTGAGGATCTGATGCGCGGCTTAATAAAAGATTTCAAAGATGCTCCTGTGGTATGGGGCGGAGTGTTTTTACTGCTGGCTGTGGTACAGATTTTGATTCCTACCATGCGGATTATGATGTCAAATGCTGCAGCTTCACGGGGGAATATAGTTTGGGGCGAAAAAGCTGGATGGTTTGTGGGCTCGATGAGCGGATTGACCTATCCCGTAACATTGTTTGCTGGTGTACTGGTTATCATGATGGTGGTATCAGCTTCCATTCAACAACGTCGAAGTGATTTGGCACTGTTTTCCCTGCAGGGGGCCACACCAATGCAGTTGACTTTGCGGACATGTGCGCAGGTATTGCTGCTGGATGTGTCAGCAAGCGTGGGTTCTCTTTTTTTTTCGCCGCAGCTGGCTCGTTTACTGTTCTCTTTCTTTGCGGTACAACTTGAAGCTCCCGGACTTCCGTATGCGGCTGTTGGAATCTCTCGTATGTTACTGTCCTGGAGTTATGGTATAGGTATCGGATTTGTTGTCGCAGTGGTAGGAGCATTTTTAACAATTCGTACAGTTTCCCGTATTTCTCCGGTTGAGGCATTACGCCAAGCAGCCAGCACTCCCAAAACAGTAAGCCTTCCAAAACGTGTATTGGCATTAGCTGCATTGGCAGGGAGCATTGCTGTCGTTACCTGCAGCATGTTTATTACAAAACATGTGAATATTGAACAGATACAACAATTATCCTTTTCCACATTATCTCCGCTGTTTTATTGCTGCGTGTTGGCTGCTGTCCTGTTTGTTGCAGCTATCTGTTTTGCTGGCCCTGCTGTCCTGGCAGGGACTGTCCCGTACATGGACAGCAGTCCTTCCGTTTCATTTGCCGTCATGGCGTATCGCGTGTGGGCAGGCAGTGTCTCGTGCCCGCAGGTCGACGTCTACTGTTATTCCGCTGGTTGCCGGAATGATTTTAGTGATGTCATATACAGGACTGACACAGATTTTTAG
- a CDS encoding MarR family winged helix-turn-helix transcriptional regulator, with amino-acid sequence MDKKYKGQVEELSRIWHSMIMEPGYKSVESQFSRIHGLSTAEIGVLRIISEKEDVIIKDIVDILKIPKSTLTSVINRLEKRRFIERTISSRDRRSYRLVLTEEGIQAQKEHVEFEKNFYARVMECLDTSEEREELLKLMKKIAYNLRRKGISE; translated from the coding sequence TTGGATAAAAAATATAAGGGGCAGGTTGAAGAACTCAGCAGAATATGGCATTCCATGATAATGGAGCCTGGTTATAAAAGTGTAGAATCTCAATTTTCAAGAATACATGGATTGAGCACTGCTGAAATAGGAGTTCTGAGAATTATCTCCGAAAAAGAGGATGTCATTATAAAGGATATAGTTGATATTTTAAAAATACCTAAAAGTACCCTCACAAGCGTAATAAACAGATTGGAAAAACGAAGGTTTATTGAAAGGACCATAAGCAGCAGGGATAGGCGTTCTTATAGATTGGTGCTTACTGAAGAGGGAATACAGGCACAGAAGGAACATGTTGAATTTGAAAAAAATTTTTATGCCAGAGTAATGGAATGTCTGGATACCAGTGAGGAGAGGGAAGAACTGTTGAAACTTATGAAAAAAATAGCGTATAACCTTAGAAGAAAGGGAATATCTGAATAA
- a CDS encoding GHKL domain-containing protein, which produces MYDFANALDNAIEANQKVSGEKHRFISLSISRSDFYYMISMENPMMADLPYTGQTTKQDRLNHGFGLRSIRDNVEQNGGIMTITTETGLFRLEIMLPI; this is translated from the coding sequence ATGTACGATTTTGCAAATGCGTTGGATAATGCCATTGAGGCCAATCAAAAAGTTTCCGGTGAAAAACATCGGTTTATTTCGCTTTCCATCAGCAGAAGCGATTTCTACTACATGATCTCCATGGAAAATCCGATGATGGCTGATCTTCCCTATACCGGACAGACAACAAAACAAGACCGGTTGAATCATGGATTTGGCCTGCGAAGCATCCGGGATAACGTGGAACAGAACGGGGGCATCATGACCATTACAACAGAAACCGGGCTGTTTCGTTTGGAAATTATGCTTCCAATTTAA